In the genome of Bradyrhizobium sp. CIAT3101, one region contains:
- the typA gene encoding translational GTPase TypA — protein sequence MNLRNVAIIAHVDHGKTTLVDKLLQQSGTFRENQKVTDRAMDSNDLERERGITILAKAASVQWKDTRVNIVDTPGHADFGGEVERILNMVDGALVLVDAAEGPLPQTKFVVSKALKVGLKPIVVINKVDRPDARPTEVINEVFDLFAALDASEEQLDFPILYGSAKQGWMAESPEGPQDKGMEPLFDLILRHVAPPKVEEGPFRMIGTILEANPYLGRIITGRISSGQLKPNQAVKVLNAEGKLVESGRITKILAFRGLERTPLEEAEAGDIVAIAGLTKGTVADTFCDPTVEVPLPAQPIDPPTVSMSFIVNNSPLAGTEGDKVTSRMIRDRLLREAEGNVALRVVEAADKDAMEVSGRGELQLAILIETMRREGFELSVSRPRVVFQKDEATGGALEPIEEVVIDVDEEHSGVVVQKMSERKSELIEMKPSGGNRQRLVFYAPTRGLIGYQGELLTDTRGTAIMNRLFHGYAPYKGEIQGRRNGVLISNDQGEAVAYAMFKLEDRGPMMIEPGWKVYKGMIVGEHTRDNDLEINVLKGKQLTNIRTTSKDEAVRLTPPIRMTLEKALAYIEDDELVEVTPKSIRLRKKHLDPNERKRAEKAKEAVA from the coding sequence ATGAATCTTCGTAACGTCGCCATCATCGCCCACGTCGACCACGGCAAGACGACCCTCGTCGACAAGCTCCTCCAGCAGTCCGGTACGTTCCGCGAGAACCAGAAGGTCACGGATCGCGCCATGGACTCCAACGATCTGGAGCGCGAGCGCGGCATCACCATTCTGGCCAAGGCGGCCTCGGTGCAGTGGAAGGACACCCGCGTCAACATCGTCGACACCCCAGGCCACGCCGATTTCGGCGGTGAGGTCGAGCGCATCCTGAACATGGTCGACGGCGCGCTGGTGCTGGTCGACGCCGCCGAAGGCCCGCTGCCGCAGACCAAGTTCGTGGTCTCCAAGGCGCTCAAGGTCGGCCTCAAGCCGATCGTCGTCATCAACAAGGTCGACCGTCCGGACGCGCGCCCGACCGAAGTCATCAACGAAGTGTTCGACCTGTTCGCGGCGCTCGACGCCAGCGAGGAGCAGCTCGACTTCCCGATCCTCTACGGGTCGGCCAAGCAGGGCTGGATGGCCGAGAGCCCGGAGGGTCCGCAGGACAAGGGCATGGAGCCGCTGTTCGACCTGATCCTGCGCCACGTCGCGCCGCCGAAGGTCGAGGAAGGTCCGTTCAGGATGATCGGCACCATTCTCGAGGCCAACCCCTATCTCGGCCGCATCATCACCGGCCGCATTTCCTCCGGTCAGCTCAAGCCGAACCAGGCGGTCAAGGTGCTGAACGCCGAAGGCAAGCTGGTCGAGTCCGGGCGTATCACCAAGATCCTGGCGTTCCGCGGTCTCGAGCGCACGCCGCTCGAGGAAGCCGAAGCCGGCGACATCGTCGCGATCGCGGGCCTGACCAAGGGCACCGTCGCCGACACCTTCTGCGATCCCACCGTCGAGGTGCCGCTGCCGGCGCAGCCGATCGATCCGCCGACCGTGTCGATGTCGTTCATCGTCAACAACTCCCCGCTCGCCGGCACCGAAGGCGACAAGGTGACGAGCCGCATGATCCGCGATCGTCTGCTGCGCGAAGCCGAGGGTAACGTCGCGTTGCGCGTGGTCGAGGCCGCCGACAAGGACGCGATGGAAGTCTCGGGCCGCGGCGAATTGCAGCTCGCGATCCTGATCGAGACCATGCGCCGCGAGGGCTTTGAGCTCTCGGTGTCGCGCCCGCGCGTCGTGTTCCAGAAGGACGAGGCCACCGGCGGCGCCTTGGAGCCGATCGAGGAGGTCGTGATCGACGTCGACGAGGAGCATTCCGGCGTCGTCGTGCAGAAGATGAGCGAGCGCAAGTCCGAGCTGATCGAGATGAAGCCGTCGGGCGGCAACCGTCAGCGCCTCGTGTTCTACGCGCCGACCCGTGGCCTGATCGGCTACCAGGGCGAACTGCTCACCGACACCCGCGGCACCGCCATCATGAACCGCCTGTTCCACGGCTACGCCCCCTACAAGGGCGAGATCCAGGGCCGCCGCAACGGCGTGCTGATCTCCAACGACCAGGGCGAGGCGGTGGCCTACGCCATGTTCAAGCTGGAAGACCGCGGCCCGATGATGATCGAGCCCGGCTGGAAGGTCTACAAGGGCATGATCGTCGGCGAGCACACCCGCGACAACGATCTCGAGATCAACGTGCTCAAGGGCAAGCAGCTCACCAACATCCGCACGACCTCGAAGGACGAAGCCGTGCGCCTGACCCCGCCGATCCGCATGACCCTCGAAAAGGCGCTGGCCTATATCGAGGACGACGAGCTCGTCGAGGTCACCCCGAAGTCGATCCGCCTGCGCAAGAAGCATCTCGACCCGAACGAGCGCAAGCGCGCCGAAAAGGCCAAGGAAGCGGTGGCGTAA